The Amycolatopsis viridis genome window below encodes:
- the pcaD gene encoding 3-oxoadipate enol-lactonase: MRVHHQTTGDGASGEVVVLSNSIGSNLRMWDPQVKPLTDNGFRVVRYDTRGHGNSPVPPGPYSIADLGGDVVELLDTLGVASAHFVGLSLGGMTGAWLGQHVPSRIRSLTLAFTSARPGNVDMWTQRAQQVRAGGMARVAEGSIGRWFTPGWIAAHPQRAAELRRMTETTPAEGYASCCEAIAGLDLTAGLGRIGVPTLVVSGADDAALPPSHGRLIAEGIPGARFEVLAHAAHLGSYEQAEKFTELLLEHLKGAR, translated from the coding sequence GTGAGGGTCCACCACCAGACCACCGGCGACGGTGCATCCGGTGAGGTCGTCGTCCTCAGCAACTCCATCGGCAGCAACCTGCGCATGTGGGACCCGCAGGTGAAACCGTTGACCGACAACGGATTCCGCGTCGTCCGCTACGACACGCGCGGGCACGGGAACTCGCCGGTGCCGCCCGGCCCGTACTCCATCGCCGATCTCGGCGGCGACGTCGTCGAGCTGCTCGACACGCTCGGCGTGGCCTCCGCGCACTTCGTCGGCCTGTCACTGGGCGGCATGACCGGCGCCTGGCTCGGGCAGCACGTGCCGTCGCGGATCCGGTCGCTGACCCTGGCGTTCACTTCGGCCCGGCCGGGCAACGTCGACATGTGGACGCAGCGCGCGCAGCAGGTGCGGGCCGGGGGCATGGCGCGCGTCGCCGAGGGCAGCATCGGCCGGTGGTTCACGCCGGGCTGGATCGCCGCGCACCCGCAACGGGCCGCGGAACTGCGGCGGATGACCGAGACCACCCCGGCCGAGGGGTACGCGTCGTGCTGCGAAGCGATCGCCGGGCTCGACCTGACCGCGGGACTGGGCAGGATCGGCGTGCCGACCCTGGTGGTCTCCGGCGCCGACGACGCCGCCCTGCCGCCGTCGCACGGCCGGCTGATCGCCGAGGGCATCCCGGGCGCGCGCTTCGAGGTCCTCGCCCACGCGGCGCACCTGGGCAGCTACGAGCAGGCGGAGAAGTTCACCGAGCTGTTGCTGGAGCACCTGAAGGGGGCGCGATGA